In the Candidatus Electrothrix sp. GW3-4 genome, one interval contains:
- a CDS encoding PilZ domain-containing protein yields MMNDERTKQDRINVLKAKIDYAERVRDNYKNIPPALQKTNSSYLDTLHQEIEDLEKSYLTDRNQRKFSRIKVQRPVHLKFSSAQYQGVLNNISLGGFFVNGVFKQPKNNIYKIDLKESTKYLKHSILAVGVIARTFNTGIAVIFIGMKPKHYENLQTELLTHAIIPAVLRDEITQQNIFEFDDDLVCNRHLNFDRDKLRRLLDRP; encoded by the coding sequence ATGATGAACGATGAAAGAACGAAACAGGATCGTATTAATGTGTTAAAAGCTAAGATCGATTATGCAGAACGGGTACGAGATAATTATAAAAACATCCCCCCAGCTCTGCAAAAAACAAATTCTTCCTATTTAGACACATTACATCAGGAGATTGAAGACCTAGAGAAGTCATATCTGACTGATAGAAACCAACGTAAATTTTCCCGAATAAAAGTTCAACGGCCAGTACACCTTAAATTCTCATCAGCCCAGTATCAAGGTGTTCTGAACAACATCTCCCTGGGCGGCTTTTTTGTTAATGGTGTGTTCAAACAACCGAAAAACAACATCTACAAAATCGATCTGAAAGAGTCAACCAAATATTTAAAGCACTCTATCCTTGCTGTCGGTGTAATAGCAAGGACCTTTAACACAGGCATTGCGGTTATATTTATCGGGATGAAACCAAAACACTACGAAAATCTACAAACAGAATTATTAACTCATGCCATCATCCCTGCGGTGCTGCGAGATGAAATTACCCAGCAGAACATCTTTGAATTTGATGATGATTTGGTGTGTAACAGGCATCTTAATTTTGACAGAGACAAGCTCAGAAGATTGCTGGATCGTCCTTAG